In candidate division KSB1 bacterium, one DNA window encodes the following:
- a CDS encoding asparagine synthase C-terminal domain-containing protein: protein MSYWFQQKKRLSYLTRMCLNDTRVFLPEHNLLYSDKASMAASVETRPPLTDHRIVEFMFTLQPQFRIRKNIQKFLLKKVAEKYLPKEIVHRPKASFGTPLRSWIRGPLKEMIDDYLSFESIQRRGLYDPNYVRTKIQLDREGKEDNAHLIWQLLTNEVWFRTFFNA from the coding sequence GTGAGCTATTGGTTTCAACAAAAAAAGCGCCTTAGCTATCTGACCCGAATGTGTCTGAACGATACCAGGGTGTTTCTGCCCGAGCATAATCTGCTGTATTCGGATAAGGCTTCCATGGCGGCCAGCGTGGAGACCCGACCGCCATTGACGGATCATCGGATCGTGGAATTCATGTTCACGCTGCAGCCGCAGTTCAGAATTCGGAAAAACATCCAAAAATTTTTACTGAAAAAAGTGGCAGAGAAATATCTGCCAAAGGAGATCGTTCATCGGCCCAAGGCGTCGTTTGGCACGCCGCTGCGCTCCTGGATTCGAGGGCCATTAAAAGAGATGATCGATGATTATTTATCGTTTGAATCCATCCAGCGCCGAGGATTGTATGATCCGAACTATGTGCGCACCAAAATCCAATTGGATCGTGAGGGCAAAGAGGACAATGCGCATCTGATCTGGCAGTTGTTGACCAATGAGGTTTGGTTTCGGACTTTCTTTAATGCGTAG